In Camelina sativa cultivar DH55 chromosome 17, Cs, whole genome shotgun sequence, the genomic stretch TCTCAATcgtttccttctccttctcaagCTTTTCCAAAGCGTTTCTTAGCTTGTCTTCGTTTTCTTCCCCTTCCATCTTCTGCAGCTCCTGTTACAATTTTAAGAATAGTCACATCAAAAATCACTGAGAGACCATCACATTAAGGCTTTTAAAATGGTGTGTTTCAATTCCAAAATACAGTAGAGGAATTCACTTGTTATAACatagttatattatatgtaataGTTGTTTATTATACCTTGACATTACTGATGAGTTTTTGTAGGCTCATGAGCTTACGATGAGGCCAGCGTTGAATACCCAATTCGCGACACCTCTTCTTCAAAAGAGTTAAACCAATGTTAAGTTCTTTAGCCGCTTGAGTTATCGGCATGTAGAAGTACAATGAGATAGTTTCTTTCGACAATGTCTTCGAAACAGAACAGCTGGAAACACATTCTTCTCTGCATCTCCTCTTCTTGGTGGAGATGGTTTCACTCTTTTTCTCCAAATCAAGATCGAGCATCGACTCTTCTTCGGTCCATGAAACAGAACCGCACCCACTAAGTAAATCTGCTTAAACAGAACGACAAGAATGAGAAGTGCACACATAAAATCCAtgagaacaaaacataattaagtgCAACATATACTGATATATACATACCGTCAAGAGATACGATGGAGATAGGATCAAGATCAGGTAAAGCCAGAAAGcttgaggaagaaggaagataatTGTTAGAGTAGGCAGAAGGAGGAAAGTCATCTTTTAAGTCGAAGAAAAGATTCGCTAACTCGCTGCATTAAGAACacacaacaattaaaacatggATCAAGAACTACTAGAAACacgtttaaaaaaaactcatgcaTGATGAGTCAATTAAATTTAcctttgatgagagtaaagTGATGAGTGGTTTAGAAATGAAAATGAGTGATCTTCTTTGCCAAAAACTTGATCATACTCCAATTTGCAAAACGATTTCATACTGATCATTAAGTGGTTTGTGATCACTAatcaaggagagagagagagagagagagagagaggtgtatatatatatatactatatacccatatatatatagtactagtAGATATGAAAAGAGAAGATATAGAAGTGAAGTAATATAACTGTACAAGAAAGTGGGTATTGACGGCTAATTGATAGCCCTGTAAAATTTGGAGTTACGAGAGAGAGATAGTAATGATTAATGGTAATTACTGCTGATAAGAGggacgttttttttttagtaatagttGATAGATATTATAGCCTTCTCTTGCAGAAAATCTATACCCGTCAGTTtccacaataaaaaaaaatagaattgtgTATACTTATTACGTTGTATAACGATATTATGTGCACACGCTTATAGAAATGATACATATCAATAGCCAATTAGTTAATTTGTTCATTTGTGAAGGTAGTATCTTGTTGAACTCATGTAATTACACTTTCTCCTAAGTGTTAAACATATAAAGAAATACACCTAAGTATTTGTAATCAGTTAAGATTAGATGTAAGTATGTAACGTATGGTGCCAAACTGCCAATCAATATTTTGAGGGCTCGCGAACAATAGTTACAGTTAatagtaaaaccaaaaaaaaatatatatatatatagttatagttAAGGCTTTAAGAGAAACGGCTAAGAAATTTATAGTAATACATTTCCAACAAAAAGATAACGGTTTTGAATTAATTTCAGATAATGGCTGCGAGTAATTAATTCTTTTCAGGTGATTCTTGTAATTAATGGCCACTTAAGCAATGTGAAAACTGTAAGTTATATTCATAAAGTTATTTAGAGAGAAATTTTACCACTCTTTAGTGAACCAggtaaaaagaaatttactGTCTTTTTGTTGTCAATATTATTTTCAGCCGGTTTGGACCGGCTTAAACTGGTTTAGACACCCTTTTAGACTTAGGCATAGCTGCATAGCATAGGTAGTAGACTTAAACATGGAGTCTTTTAGCGACTGTTATTTTATTCTTTAGAACTAGAACTACCAAGAAGCTGAGATTTTCAAACCATTTTTTATAGGCTATATAGAAATCTGAAGAACACCAGTCCAAGTTAAATTAAGAGCTCTGTATAAACAAACTATCTGCGATATGTTTTGCTAACTTTTACAGGAACCTAGACCCCATTATATAAAAGATTACAACATTTTGCTTTGCTCAATTAAATTGAAAGACGAGGGCTCACAGGAGTTAGTAAACCATCATGAGGCAGGCACTTTAGATATTCACCTTCAGACCAAACAATAAAAGACTCCAGATTTCAAGCTGAAGATCCTATGGATTTAACCATGAACACACAAATTCTCTACTCAGTaatcgttttcttttgtttcatcctTTTTTTACCTTTGGCTCGAAGTCACTCAGACACAACAAAACTACAACAGAGATGAAGTTACATAATGATTCTCtttaagaagaagacaacagaTGAGTTGAAGCTATGTAAGACTTAAAAACCATTTAAGCAAGGTTCTGCAACAAAAGGCAGTAGATGGTTTCATACAACAAGATGTAACTATTATGgtaaaaatagaaaagcttGTCTGTTGTCGTCATAATCCATtttgcttttaaattaaaaacctcTCAACACACAAAACTTTACACACTCTGTTATAGAGAAGACATGTAAGCAAATGTGGTTTCTGGGCAACCTTCCCATCATTCCTCATCACCttcttcgtcatcatcttcatcagagTCACCTTCTTTCCCCTAGAGATAgatatggttttttaaaaacttatcagGTAAAACTCATAATGGAATCTTCACAACTGAAATGGTCTCAGACATAAATAATAACACAATGTTGTTCCGTTTTCGGATATCTCTATCTAATCTTTCATCTCATCATGCACATAAAGCATATCACAGATGCGGCAAAATTTAAGCAGAAAACTCAACCAAGCAAAGAATATTAGATGAAGCTTTTACctcttcatctccatcatcgTCTCCATCAAAGTCCTCTTCATCAGCCTCCTACACAGTTACATACAATTTACCAAAATCTTCAGGCAACTTGTCATCTCTAAACAAAGTCAAGACTGGAAAATGATATAGTGAATATAGCTTACATTGTTAAAGTAGGTGAGAGGGTTGGGCCACAAATCTTCCTTGATGATATCGGCAACCTGCTACAAGACGAAATTCTGAGTTCAAGTTGTGCCAGATATGGGGTTACtcttacaaaaaaagaattaaaaaaaaaaacaatataggaTCAATACCTCGTCATGCATCTCAATCTCAACGTCCTCCTTGTGTTGAGCATCATTAAACCAGGTAAAGAAGCTGAAAAAGACATGTAATTGCTAATTAGAACGGCAAGAGTTTTAACTTGGATCTATGACGGGTGAAAAAATTCACTGAAAAAGGGATGGGGAGATGGATTTATACCTCTCTTCAGGTAATGCACGTTTGTTTCCATTCTTCTCGTGATCCACTCCATTCGACAAGCCCTTAATTGTTGAGAAATATAGTTACAGGAACAATCCCAAACAGTGACAACATAAGAAATAGACTTAGTTTATGCAATAGATAATCCACTTACTTTGCCCTCTTTCCATTTGATAGGGGTGGCTGTAACTTTTGTTGTTCCTTCTTCGAGGAAGGTAAAAGTCTTTGTTAGTTTTCCATCCTCAAAAAATGGATTGGGATTGAAGTACTGCAGTTCACAATTTGACAACAATCAGTaaactaaaaaactaaaaactcagCTTTCAGCTTTCTTAGAACAGTCAGAGATAATATCAAAATATGATAAAGAACAAAGATCTGAACTAAAAAGAAACTTACAAAAGTGATAGAGTATCCGGATTTCACATCTTTAGCATCCTCAACATCCAGAGAGCTAAGATATTTGAAAATCTgttcaagcaaaacaaatagaatcataaaaatacaaaaacaatgtGAATCTATCAACCGAAATTCATAAGGGAAACACAAACCTTTTGGTCTTCTTCTGTCAGAAGTTCACCTAGAGCAGGGTGACTCAAGAACTACAACAAAACCAAGTCCCCATATAATTCCAATAAGAGAAAAGATTGTTTTGAACTctgaattggaaaaaaaaaaaaaaacagaacagagaaTGATAAAACTTACAGCAGTTAACCAGAAATCAGGGATGGATTTGATAATCTCGTTACGCTTGTCATAAACAGGTTTCCTTATCACATTATACTTCTGCTCCACTTCCAACACTTCATCACTAGCCTTTTCGTTAATCtaatacaaccaaaacaagagaaGTAATTGAGATTGGAGAGGACTCAAAACACAATTAAACTTTACTCAAAAAACAGTTTTCTTGACTTCTCTACAGAGATTGGACAAGTCAATTTCTCAAAGacaatcatttaattaataatcCATGTGAACACGACCACATTATCATtccaaagacaacaacaacaacaacacaagtacAAAGATACAAACTTTACCTCATAAATTGTCCAATAGAAAAACTCAAATCGAGAGAGAATCCAAACCCAGATCAATTCTCatcaaccaaatcaaattaaacatgGGGATTGTtaaaaagaatgtttttttttttgtcttgtgaTTTACCTTCTCGAGGTCGTCTTGGATCTCTTGAAGCTTTTCAATTGAGAGGACAAGCTCTGTATCGATTTGCTCGACGTTCTCTTCTTCGGTTTTCGCCTTTTTGCTCTTGTCCGCCACCATTTTCTCAACCCAAATTGACGCAGAGGAAATTCGAATTcctcactcttcttctctgccTTCACAGAGCGCAACagctaaaaccctaaaaactcgATCGTGATGTGATGAGAGAAGGTTGGGCAAAactgatttagggttttgggggGGTTTTTTTGTTGACCAATTAGATTATTTATTACGTCACGTTAGCCGAATAAGggtatttttgtcttttgatatgtcatcttttgtttttaggtttttaattgattttactCTAATTAACCAAGTGTACCCACCCTCACAAATCAACACATGTTGATGGTGATTAACTAACTAATTGACAACACTTATATCCAGTTAAAATGATGTGATGTTGTTTTATTATGATTAAAGAAAACATCAAGTGTtgacaacacacacacacaaaaaaagtaatGATGGTTTGGTAATAACTAACTAATCTAATCTACCTACCAATAAATTTGTGTGGATCACACCTAATTTTCATATCACAAAATTAATACTGTACCAATCATTAATTTGCAAAATATGTTGTGTCAACtagttaattaataatagtGTTCAATATATTTGGGCTCAAAATGGGCTTTCCAAATTGCTTTTACGTGCTAGTGACATAATATGGCCCACTAGTCCTGTCTAATAAACCTTTTGAGTctcaaataaaatgaattttttttttcaacaataaaatgtattttcttGTAAAGGAACTTTATGATTTTAACTACTCCATTTCTATACGTTTAAAAGgatcaaatttatgaataaatagGTGTCACAATATTCATATTCAACGGTCGATTTATTGGAGTAGTTTGGCTCTGGTTGAgtatttatgtgtatatatatcagaaaaaaacataataataggtatacttctttttcctatttaataTTGAATGGAATTGGGTAAGGTGGTCACAAACTAATCAATATTGTTGAAAACATTCTTCATAGCGGGTGGTACCACAatactttaatttaatatatatatatatatatatatatatatatatcaatctagacataattttctattttcacGAACTTTAAACTATATGGTAGTATATTAATTTCGCTAGAGTCTGTCGTCGACCCATCAGATTATGACTTACAATCTGGATAAACATAACAATGTTACGTATAAAGAAACTGTGTAACCTCCCTATAAAACAAAATCTgcattctttttaattttaacatatccactcatttttttaatttttttttcaacatatcTACTTTAAATTCGCTAATGTAGTAGCTTTTTGTTGGTGTGGGAAttagcacccccaacataccgatctaaatCCGTTTAAAAGAACCAGTTATCTAAACCGGAAACTCGACCTAAGTTTGGACTTCATTTTCTGAAGGCCCAATAGTACCGAGAAGCCCATTGCCGAGGTGACGAACCAACATCTCAACTCGCCCCTGCGGCTGACCTagcaagaaagaaacttttttaATCAGTTCGCCTGTAATTAGGAAAGTAAATATATTCAGTAGATCTTCGaaaacctataaatagaggacAATCCTCTCATTGTAAGGGACATccaaaaaatcaatacaaaactctaattcttctttgttcttgagtAAAACCTAACTTGTTCTCTAAgagatttcatttcttttttacttgCTTACTTTGATCCAAACCCTTAGAGAGAaagtgttattgaatttgtttcccttctaaacaaattcattgtgtgaaacacCCGTTTCTACACTTTTGAACCATGCAAACAATTGACTATGTGGGACTGgaatttattaagattttcaTATAGTAACATCTTAATGTGttccacaaaaaaaactaaattaacatCTTAATATATGCGGATAACTCGTAAGATATGTTTACCAGTATGTAAATTAACTTTATTGATGTATATGTTTCAATAAATCTAGTGCGGTCCAGTTTATTTCATGTTTTGTATCCAGTGCCCATActctttttattcattattttaacaaattagCTCGTTTCGAGTTATTGAAATGGTCCCAGTTTCAGATCATTCCCTTCGCATTTACTACTATCAGAAATCAGAATCCAACCCTAAGTTTGCAATTGCATGGCTAATAACAAATATCCGATATTAATGCCAAATTGCCAATTTTGTATAGTCTCATACAGactaattgttattttcttgtcTCGACGTCAAGTTATTATCGTTTCTTATGATCCACATGCATAATTTGTAGGGTCGTACTCACGGGAGGTATCTATATAATTAcgatgttttattatataatccgTTCCAAATTAATGCATTACGTCCGTTGATGTGAATCATGTGATATGGTGACGCATGTGGTGTAGAAATGATATACATCCTTATAGAGGTATATCTTAATGACTTGTCAAAAGTTACAAATATGGtacaaaagaaattataaacaGTTAAAATCATATTCCAAAGAGCGAGAAAGTAACCTAATTATGTAATAATTTGTACGGTGGTCGAAGACTACGAAAACTGAGGTGATATATAATTCGTTTTAGTGTGGTTGATTTGGTTTTCTGAATAGAAGGTCCATAATACTCACAAATTTCAcacttttttattgtttgtccGTCGAAATTTTCTCTTTAAACCATTACTTTAGGggtttataataaaaaaaaaaaaaaccaagaaatcaaaatctttagCATAGAAAcgaataaatattacaaaaaaacattcgaaactaattaaaacacatacacaaaaacattaATCATTAAAGAAAGCTCAAGTCTTGAATCCTGATCTCAGTTTTATACTTCTTCTGATGAGACATCTCATGATCAACCTTGGCagcttctttcatttttctagaACTATCAACAACCGAGACAGCTTTGTGACTCTTACAACCAGACAAAAACCCACCCGACCGGACTTTGTCAGCAATCACCGGTTTGGTTTTAACCACCGGACCACTTCTCGTGGCCCTCTTCATCAAATCGAAATCCGATATCACCGATTGATCTGCCATACTTCCCGTTACCACACTCCATCCAATGCTAGCCTCACTCGGCTCATAGACACTGCTCGTTATGTTTTCAATCTCGAACAAATCTGAACTCGCTACACTTGCTGTCTCTTCCTCTTGCGTGTTGCTGCCCATCGAAGAGTTATTACCATTGTTGTGATGGTTGTTCTTGGTAGAAAGCTGGTTTGGTATTGCATCCCATGTAAGCAGAGAGAGCTTTCTCTCGAGGTTCATGGCGATATCTGTCCTTTGAATAGGTAATGGAATCTTCGCTGGCTCGTGATAATCCATTTTCTTGGCTTCAAAACGGAGTCTAGGTTTGTCGTTATGCTTTCTTGCGTCGTAAGCTACGAAATCTCGATCGGAGTCTCTACCTTTAACGGAGATGTTTTGGTCTTTATTAACGGTTTTGACCCCGGAACAGGGGCCGTAACATCTAAACCCACCAAAAGAGATGCTTGCCTCGTTTGTTTTCCTTTGCTTATTGTCATTGTTGTTGCTAATCCTCATGAGAAAGGTTTGACTGTTGTAACTTGACTCAGATCTTACACTTGGAGTCCCATGTCGGCTTGTTCTTGATCTAGATGACGTCGTTTTCGTCAGTTGAGAATGAGGATGAGGATCAGGATGGGGATGATTCtgtgtgttttcctttttgtgTTGCTTGGTGATATCCACCGTGGAATCAACATGATCTAGCTTCATGCTAAAGTACTTTTCTGCGCCAAAAACTCCAATCTCGGCGTCAACATCAGCAACGGAAGCTTTGATATTATTGGGTTTGTCGGAGATTTTTGAAGAAGAGTGTTCTTTGATCGAGGAGAGGACAAGTAGTTGTGGTTTATAAGTTGAGATTTGGCGAAAATGGGCACTCTTCTTTTCAGCATCCATCTCTATTGTGAGTGTATATATGTTGTTTAGTGACTACTTTATAAAgtggtaaaaaaacaaaagatccaACAAAAAGAATTTAAGGGaaatgacaagaagaagaaagctgtggAAATGATGGGAGATTTGCAGAGAGAACAAATTTCTGAATGATGGTTGGTGTTTATGAGGATGAATTTTCACTActatatagagaaaaataatattagtggAGGAAATGGTGCCAAGTCATGGTTAGTAGCTACACAGTTTGCAAACccctaatttaaaaaatattaattattgttttctttctaagaAATATTAGAAGAAGTACATCCATAAATTGGGAAGTgcgtatatatatgtatatatatagagagagatatatatacataaaatcaACTACTCTCTGAAgtatgtaaaaaacaaaaaacaagaacagTTTTTGTCATTTAAGATATCAACAGAAGTGATTCACCATGATTAATAATACAGCGGAAAACTTGATACCAATCtctcaatttatttttcatagcGAATCTAACAACACGATAAGTTGATTTTAGACAAAGATAAAGTTATGTTGTTTACTTCTTTCGACAAACAAGAGTTTGGAAATAAAAAGTGAGTAAAGCTGTAAAGGTATATTAAGATCAGGTTTTATTATGATTCAGTTCAGTTATcgtataaacaaatattttcgtTTGATTAAAGTAGGAGTTAGCTGTTcacatttgattttataaaaattattttggttgtttCATGCTACAAACATattggttgaaaaaaataaacggCTTTAGATATTGTATTTTAGGTATAAGctataaaatattagttatttgattattatcaaaaaaacattaatactaATTGCAATAACTCTTAACTCTTTCATaacattttatatcattttcccTCTCGGTACAACTAATAACATTTTTAcgtatttatgttttttatgtgacgactttgtttatatagaaatttaatgatacaaataaaagtgaaaaaggtCAATATTTGCAGTAGAATTTTTATTCCGCTCAATGGTTACTGCTACTTAATTACCGTAATTAAATTACGTTTTCTACGATATTTACTATTCATTTCACTTGTAGACTGTAGTCATCACCATGTTATTCCAAGATGGTTACAGGAATAGTAGATGAAGCCAAAATGAGCATTACGAGTTGGACCTTTCAGCACTACAATACAGTTTCTTCTAGTTTCCTTGTCTTCGATCGCAGAATGATTCGAATTATCACAAtcatcaaataattaatttcgttgtatggaattatatatttatcttgGATTTATCCAcgataaaaattaaataagatgtGGACAATGTTAGGACAAGTGGTAGATATATGTGGAAGTAgaacaaagagaagagagaatcaAAAGCTGCTTGGTGGTATTTATTGTTATGCCAATTGTTCCATAATAAATAGGTTGAAAGATTGGTTTTGATCATATAAGAAGATTTTGCATTCCAACAAATATGTATCACACATTCAAGTATAAGTTGCCTTGACGTATGCTGGAAAGTTTGGCAGTGGCAACGTCAAATATCTTTTCAGTATCATAATGATTGTCCTTTTTAGAATAAAACTCCgactatattaacatttttggagttttccatttttttcatcAAAGTTACATATGTGGATCAAAATGTTTAGTTCTGAAAACGCAATATGCATGGTTCTGGTTGTTACAAGTTCACTATGTCTTGGATTTTGTCTGTTCAGCGAAGAACTTGAATGTGGTCGAAGGGGAATCTAGAAGCCTTTGCTGAATAGGACTAAGAATAAatttctgaatatatatatgtttaggtGTTAATGAATTAAAAAGTCAAGATGGCCGAGTTGGTCTAAGGCGCCAGTTTCAGGTACTGGTCCgaaagggcgtgggttcaaatcccactcttgacaaatttaattagattagataattttgtttttactatttcaaattattttttttttttttataaaaaagcaCATGTACAATTATGAGGCATAAAGGCCCTAAACGATCCACTGGGCTTTACAAACACAAtcttattttttgattttgttgttaaatGATTAAGACAAGACCTCAAATATGTGTGGAGATCTGGGTATATtcgtctttttaaaaaattgagacATCACAAAAAGCGACGTGTCGTGTCGTGGATGGTAGTAATGACGGAACACAAAGGGAGAACATTACGAGATTGTCCTTGCGCGTTTACTATATAAACCCAAACTACTTCGTGTCTTCTAACATTCGAAAACCCCAATTCAAAGGTCTCTTTGTGTTCTCTCTACCAAATCGTTGATTTCTTGTCAGTGTTACAATGGATTGCATAAAGAAGGTTGATAGATCTGCTTTCGTTTCCTTTTCACCGGAAGCTCCGTTTATGGCAACCGGAACCATGGCCG encodes the following:
- the LOC104756223 gene encoding NAP1-related protein 2 isoform X2, with the translated sequence MVADKSKKAKTEEENVEQIDTELVLSIEKLQEIQDDLEKINEKASDEVLEVEQKYNVIRKPVYDKRNEIIKSIPDFWLTAFLSHPALGELLTEEDQKIFKYLSSLDVEDAKDVKSGYSITFYFNPNPFFEDGKLTKTFTFLEEGTTKVTATPIKWKEGKGLSNGVDHEKNGNKRALPEESFFTWFNDAQHKEDVEIEMHDEVADIIKEDLWPNPLTYFNNEADEEDFDGDDDGDEEGKEGDSDEDDDEEGDEE
- the LOC104756224 gene encoding protein PHYTOCHROME KINASE SUBSTRATE 3-like, producing MDAEKKSAHFRQISTYKPQLLVLSSIKEHSSSKISDKPNNIKASVADVDAEIGVFGAEKYFSMKLDHVDSTVDITKQHKKENTQNHPHPDPHPHSQLTKTTSSRSRTSRHGTPSVRSESSYNSQTFLMRISNNNDNKQRKTNEASISFGGFRCYGPCSGVKTVNKDQNISVKGRDSDRDFVAYDARKHNDKPRLRFEAKKMDYHEPAKIPLPIQRTDIAMNLERKLSLLTWDAIPNQLSTKNNHHNNGNNSSMGSNTQEEETASVASSDLFEIENITSSVYEPSEASIGWSVVTGSMADQSVISDFDLMKRATRSGPVVKTKPVIADKVRSGGFLSGCKSHKAVSVVDSSRKMKEAAKVDHEMSHQKKYKTEIRIQDLSFL
- the LOC104756223 gene encoding NAP1-related protein 2 isoform X1, whose protein sequence is MVADKSKKAKTEEENVEQIDTELVLSIEKLQEIQDDLEKINEKASDEVLEVEQKYNVIRKPVYDKRNEIIKSIPDFWLTAFLSHPALGELLTEEDQKIFKYLSSLDVEDAKDVKSGYSITFYFNPNPFFEDGKLTKTFTFLEEGTTKVTATPIKWKEGKGLSNGVDHEKNGNKRALPEESFFTWFNDAQHKEDVEIEMHDEQVADIIKEDLWPNPLTYFNNEADEEDFDGDDDGDEEGKEGDSDEDDDEEGDEE
- the LOC104759289 gene encoding protein RKD1, giving the protein MKSFCKLEYDQVFGKEDHSFSFLNHSSLYSHQSELANLFFDLKDDFPPSAYSNNYLPSSSSFLALPDLDPISIVSLDADLLSGCGSVSWTEEESMLDLDLEKKSETISTKKRRCREECVSSCSVSKTLSKETISLYFYMPITQAAKELNIGLTLLKKRCRELGIQRWPHRKLMSLQKLISNVKELQKMEGEENEDKLRNALEKLEKEKETIEKLPDLKFEDKTKRLRQACFKANHKRKRRHGMSTSFTSSSSSSSVSGLSDS